The genomic window AAGAAATCATGAAAGCCCACTAATGGAATGTTTCCAGCCAATATCAAAGCAACAGTTTTTTCCTTGCTGTCATTTTGAGCGAAGTCAGCTTCGTATTGAGAAAGCCATTTGTTGAGGTTTTCTTCTGTTAAAGCTGCTGCCCAAGACTGTAATGCGAAGTAAACCTGTTCAGGTGTATACCATCCGTTATGAGATTGGGATAAATGTATAAGTTTTTTAAAATCTTCAAAAAAGATATCATTATATAGAACGTCAGATTTTTGCACGGATTGCTCTTCAGAAAACTGACTTAAAAATTTTCCTAATTCAACAAAAACACTTTTTTTTGTTTCTAATGTCATAATGTTTGCTTATGAATTGTTTTGATTGTAATTTTGCACAAAAATAAGCATAATTAAGTCGAAAGTCAAAAGTCATCAAGTCAAAAGAAAATGTCTTTTTGTTTGTTTGACTTTATAACTTTAAGACTTTTAACTTTAAGACTAAAAAAATGGCAATTATTATAACTGACGAATGCATAAACTGCGGGGCCTGTGAACCAGAGTGCCCGAATACAGCAATATATGAAGGAGCAGATGACTGGAGATATAAAGACGGAACAAGTCTTACCGGAAAAATAGTTTTACCTGACGGAACTGAAGTTGATGCAGATGATGCCCAAACTCCAATTTCTGACGAGGTTTACTATATTGTACCAGGTAAATGTACAGAATGTAAAGGTTTCCACGATGAGCCTCAATGTGCTGCTGTTTGCCCAGTAGACTGTTGTGTGCCGGATGACAATCACGTTGAAGACGAAGAAACTTTGTTAGAAAGACAAGCGTTTTTACACGGAGAATAATTAGTTTTAATATTTCAAAATATAATCCTGAGTTCTAAAAACTCAGGATTTTTTTTTTACCCTGAAATCAGGTAATTTTAAAGGTAGTGTCTTGATAACGAATGTTTTATTTTTAGTGTGTTGCGTAATTGTTAAAAAATTAATACTTTAGTTGAAAATTTAATAACGCCTATGAAGAAATTGCTACTTTTATTTGTCGTATTACTTAACAATGTAAGCGTTTTTGCACAAAGCGAAGAGTATTCTATTCTTGTAAAAGATATCGAAACTTTACAGCCGGTTGAAAATGCTACCGTGGTTGTCTTAAAAACCAAGCAAGTTTTATTGACTAACGAAGATGGTAAAGTTACTTTTGTTTTGAGCGGCGGTTCAAATGTCCAAGTTTCAGAAATGAATTATGAAAATTTGACAATTCGCTGGACTTCTTTAAAGGAGAATGAATTTACAGTATATCTCAAAAACAAAAAAGAGAACTTAGATGAAGTGGTTGTCTCAAAAGAAAATCCTCAAAAAATCCTTCAAAAAATAGTTTCGAACTCGAAAGACAAAATAAGTATTTCGCATCGTTTGAAGGTGTATGTTCGAGAATTTTTTATGCTCGACAATCAATATTCCTATTATAATGACGGATTGGTCAATTTTCAATTCAACAAAAATAATACCCCGACTTTACTGGTAGAACAAAACCGTTCTTACGGATTATTGGAGTCTGATATAAGTTCAGATTTGAGGGGTTATAATTTGAATGATATAATGGAGAATTATTCGAGTTTTAAATATTTTGATCCTTTATTGGATTCAAAAGCTAAAAAAGAATATGATTTTACTATTAAAGGGCATGCTAAAAACAAAGATTATTATGTAATGTCCATTTATCCGTTAGATAAAGCGAAAGAAGCTATAGATAATTTCGAAATTATATATGACCCCGAGAAGAAACTTATTGTTGAATTTACAGTTGATATAACACCTCAAAATCTTGATAAAATAGAGGAAAAAACAACGGTAAATGTAAAGAATTTGACAAGGTCTTTTGTAAAAGTAAACTACAGATTTGATGGAGAAGATTATTATCTGCTGAATTCTAATGAAGAAATCGCCTATAACTTAATTCTAAAAGAAACAGTTAAAAAGATTCAGGTTAGAAACAGCTTTACAACAACAAATTTCAACAGACAAAATTTTACCTACAGCGAAAGTGATGTTTTTAAAGAAAAATCACTGTTTAATAAAAAGAATAAGATTTTGACCAATTATTGGGATATTTCTGGTTTTACCGCTACCGATGAAGAAAAAGCGATTATTGCCTCATTAGAATTTAAATTGTAATTATATAAGCAGAAAAAAAATCCTGAACTTAATTGTTCAGGATTTTTCGTTTATAAACTATTGATAATGTATCGTCAGGCTGATCGAAGTCGAAGCACTCGCTAAGATTTTTTGCTGTATGGAGCTTCTTACATGTCCTTCGACTTCGCTCAGGAGGACAAAAATGAGAGATCTGCAAAATTTGCATCAAACCAATCAAAGTTTGTCAGGCTGAGCGAAATCGAAGCCATTATGCATTAAAAATTAAATCCAAGTCTTGCATAGTAATATGCCCCGCTGAATCCCATTTGTACAGCATCCCAATAACCACCGGCTTCTGTGTTTCCTTGTTCATCTTGTTTTGTTGGATAAACATTAAATAAGTTATTGCTTCCAAGGGTTAATTTCAAACTTTTAGTGAATTGATATCCAACAGTTAAATCCGTAATTAATCTCGGATTGTATACATCGTCTTCGTCTGCGTAATCTACTAAAACGACTTTACTGAAACGTGTAAAAGCCAATCCAGCATCAAATTTATTTTTAGCATATGTAAGATTTAATCCGAATTTATTATCTGGAGCAGAAGCTAATAAAAAGGCTTTTTCGCGTTTTCCAAAGAAAGTTGCTTCGTCTAAAGCGCCATTTTTAACCTTGTCAATTTTCATGTCATTAATGTTTCCAACTAATGTTGCGCCAAACTGTCCAAAGTCAAATTGTTTCTTCCAAGAAAAAACGATATCCAAACCATGAGTGCTTGTGTCTACACCATTAGCGAAAAATTGTGCCTCAGAAACACCAAGGTTTAATGCACTTGCGTCAAAATATCCCGTAAGAACAATACGATCTTTTACTTGAATATAATAGCCATCGATTGTTGCAGTAAAATCTCCAAACGAACCTGTAAATCCTAATGAAGCATTTACTGCTTTTTCTTCGTTCAATTTATTAATTCCAAAAGCTCTTGTAACAGGACTGTCATTTGGAGCCAGTAAAACTTCAGTTGCCCCGCTGGCATTAAAATTAGTGAAACGTAAATTATAGTAAATCTGAGCTAAAGACGGTGCACGGAATCCAGTACTAACAGATCCTCTGGCATTAATATGATCTGTAATTTTAAGTCTTGAAGCCAATTTTCCGTTTACAGTACTTCCAAAGTCACTATAATTTTCAAAACGAACGGCACCGCTGAACATTAAAGCTTCTGTAACATCCAATTCTGCATCTGCATAAAGAGAAAAGTTTGTACGATCTTTATTCACTTCATTTGCCGGACTGTAGCCAGGAAAACCTTGTGAACTTCCTGGTCTTGGTTCTCCAGAGATTGGGTCAATTGGGGCACTTTGTGTAGTCGGATCTGTTATAGGCTGTCCGTTGGTGTCATAAGTAGTATAAGAACCTTCTTCACCTGCAAAAATCTCGAATTTTTCAACTCTAAATTCTGTTCCAAAAGCAATATTTAAGCCGCTTAAAACATCGCCGTAATTTTTTGAAATGTCAAAATTGGTTGTGTTTTGAAGTAAACTGTGTCCACCTGCATCAAATTGGAGCGGCGAATTTTCTTCAAGAGAAGCATTGATCGTTCCTTTTATTTCATATTGAAATTTATTCTTACCAAAAGTATTGCTTAAGTCAAATTTCCAGCCGCCAGAAGTTTCAGTTCTAATTCCTGCTGCGACAGAATTATCATTAATTTTAGAAGTAATTCGCGGAGTGTAACCGCCTGGGTAAACAGATTCTACAACTCTTTCTCCGTCATTTCTGGTAAAAGCGTACGCGTCAGTATCTCTAAAGTTACTTCCTCCAAAAGCATAAAACTCAGTTTTATCAGAAATCGGAATAGCAAGATTTGCAAACAAATTTACTCCCTGCATTTCAGCATCACCAAAACCTTTTCTAAAATCGTACGCAGGTCTTAATGTTTTGTTTTTGTTTAAAAATTCACCAGTTACGTTTACATAACCCCCTTTGCTTCCAATTGCTGTTCCGTAATTTGCCGCAACTCTTACAGAGCCTCCGTCAAAATCCTGATCTTTTCCGTATGAATTCCCGTTTCCGTTTTTGTCCAATCGATAACCTTCGGTATTTGGCGTTCCCGGCAGGAAATCACCTTTTGCATTTGTGTTAAAAACGCCATAAGTAATAGAACCTGTAAGTTCATTTACATTATCATTAGTAACAATGTTAATAACTCCGGCAATCGCATCAGAACCATATTGCGCAGATGCTCCATCGCGCAGAATCTCAATTCTTTTTATAGACGATGCAGGAATTGCATTTAAATCGGTTCCTGTATTGCCTCGGCCGCGTGTTCCAAATAAATTAATTAATGAAGATTGATGTCTTCTTTTTCCATTAATCAAAACCAAAGTCTGATCAGGCCCCATACCTCTTAAAGAAGCAGGATCAACGTGGTCGGCACCATCAGAACCAGATTGTTTATTGGCATTAAATGATGGCGCTACATATTGTAATAACTGGTTGATTTCGATTTTTCCACTTTGTGTCGTAACGTCCTTTACATTAATTACATCAATTGGAACAGCTGAATTTACAACGGTTCTTTTTGCGTTTCTAGATCCCACAACCACGACATCATTTAAAACCTGGCCATCACTTTCACCTAAAACTACGTCTATCTTGTCGCCAGAAGCTGTTTTTTCCACAGTTGAAAATCCTACATAACTAAAAACTAATGTTGCACCTTCCTTTACATTTATTCTAAAACTACCTTCAAAATCAGTAGAAACTCCATTTGATGTTCCTTTTTCAACAATATTTACGCCTGGAAGCGGTGCGCCAGTTTTGTCTTTTACAACACCCGAGACCTCTTTTTGCGCAAAGAGGAAAGCTGAATTCAGCAGAAATAAAAATAATGCAATCTTTTTCATGGTAAATGGTTTTTTTTGATTTGTTTTTTATTGATTAGTTTTATAAAAGTAATGTATTTTAACAAAATCTTAATGAAATGTTTAAAAATTTTAAAGAATGACTTTAAAATTATATTAATGAACAATTTTACTTCGCGCAAGAGCTATTAAATCTTATATTTGCAAAATTTTAAAGCCAAAAAATATCATTTTGGCAGAAACAGTAAATCATAATACATTAAATTACAACGTTTAGTGTAAAGTAATAGAAACAAACAGATGAAAGCAGGAATTGTAGGATTACCAAATGTTGGAAAATCAACATTATTTAATTGTTTATCTAATGCAAAAGCGCAAAGTGCCAACTTTCCGTTTTGTACAATCGAACCTAATATTGGTGTTGTAAACGTTCCAGATCCAAGAATCAACAAATTGGAAGAATTGGTTAAACCAGAGCGCGTTCAAATGGCAACTGTAGATATTGTAGATATTGCAGGTTTAGTAAAAGGAGCAAGTAAAGGTGAAGGTCTTGGAAACCAATTCTTAGGAAACATTAGAGAGTGTAATGCTATTATTCACGTTTTACGTTGTTTTGACAATGATAATATTGTTCACGTTGACGGAAATGTAAACCCAATTCGCGACAAAGAAACTATAGATATTGAGTTACAGCTAAAAGATTTAGAAACTGTTGAAAAACGTTTGGAAAAAGTAAATCGTGCTGCTAAAACAGGAAATAAAGAAGCTCAGACTGAAAAAGCACTTTTAGACAGAATCAGAGAAGCATTATTACAGGCTAAATCGGCTCGTACAATTACTCCTCAAAGTAATGACGAAGAAGTTTTAATGGAATCTTTTCAGTTAATTACTGCAAAACCAGTTTTATATGTTTGTAATGTTGATGAAAATTCTGCAGTAAACGGAAACAAATATGTAGATCAAGTTCGTGAGTTAGTAAAAGACGAAGAAGCTGAAGTAATTGTACTTTCAGTAGGAGCAGAGGCTGATATCACTGAATTAGAAAGCTATGAAGAGCGTCAGGTTTTCCTTGAAGATATGGGATTACAAGAGCCTGGAGCTTCTGTTTTAATTCGTGCGGCTTACAAATTGCTAAAACAACAAACTTATTTTACAGCAGGTGTAAAAGAAGTTCGTGCCTGGACAATCAATATTGGAGCTACAGCGCCTCAAGCAGCTGGAGTTATCCATACCGATTTCGAAAAAGGTTTCATTCGTGCTGAAGTTATTTCATACGATGATTACGTACAATATGGTTCTGAAGCAAAAGCAAAAGAAGCTGGAAAATTCAAAGTGGAAGGAAAAGAATATGTTGTTAAAGACGGTGATGTAATGCACTTCCGTTTCAACGTTTAATTTTTTTTTTAGATAAAATAGAAGAAAGAAACAAGAAAATAGATTAAAACTGCTGGAGAGATTCAGCAGTTTTTTTTATGTTAAAAAGGTGATTTATTTAAATTTTTCAAGTATAGTTTGTCATTTCGACTGAAAGGAGAAATCACATTAGAAACTCGACAATGATTGGCGATCTCCTTTGTGGATTTACGTGTGTGATTTCTCCTTTCAGTCGAAATGACAAAAAACTATTTGGTATTTTCAGGAAGCAAAATTTTTGGCTCAAAAATTGGTTACAGAAAAAATAACCAATTACTAATTTAAAATCAATTAATCAAAATGCTAAAAAAAACCTTCAAATTTCTGGGCTGGACACTTTTCGGAATCTTCAGTTTTCTTGCTCTTTATGTGGTTTCAGTTTATTTTATCTCTAAAATCACAGTCAATTCAGATGTTGCAAAAGTTGAGGAGCAAACCGCTATTCCCATTTATATACTTTCAAACGGCGTTCATACCGATATTGTCGTTCCGATAAAAAATGAAATTAAAGATTGGCGAAACGAAATTCAATTCAGTCAAACCCAATCTAAAGATTCATTAATGAATTTTATCGCTTTTGGTTGGGGTGACAAAGGTTTTTATTTAGATACACCAGAATGGTCAGATTTAAAAGCCAGCACAGCTTTAAAAGCAGCTTTGGGAGTAAGTTCGTCAGCTATGCACACTACATTTTTTAAACAATTAAAAGAGGGAGAAGATTGTAAACGTATTCTAGTTTCAAAAGAAAATTATCAAAGTCTGGTTAATTATATTTCAGATAGTTTCAGTGATCCAATTCACCCACAATGGATTGAAGGTCACAGCTACGGAAAAAAAGATGCTTTTTATGAAGCAAAAGGAAGTTACAGTCTTTTTTATACTTGCAATACTTGGGCAAATTCTGCTTTGAAAGCCGCCAATCAAAAAGCAAGTTTATGGACGGTTTATGATAAAGGGATTTTTTGCCATTATCAATAAATATTCGTATAAACATTTTGCTTTTTATTTTCAAACTAACATGGAAAAAATATAAGATTCTTCTAAAAAACGAGAATTTATGATTTTGATTAATGCGTAAATTTGAGAGTATCTCAAAAAATCAGCAAATGAAAATCAAAAATATATTCTCCAAGTCATGGTTTCTATTGAAAAACACCTTTTTAGAATTCAACGATGACAATGCTATCAAGCTAAGTGCCGCTTTATCTTATTATACCATATTTGCATTGCCTCCTTTGTTGATTATCATCATTACTATTTGTGGTTTTTTCTTTGGAGAAGATGCGGTGACTGGTCAATTATATGGACAAATAAATGGCATGGTTGGTAATAGTGCAGCGGGTCAAATTCAGGAAGCGATAAAAAATGTTCAATTATCTGGTGATAATATGTTTGCAACCATTTTCGGAATTGTGATGTTGTTGATAGG from Flavobacterium fluviale includes these protein-coding regions:
- a CDS encoding 4Fe-4S dicluster domain-containing protein, translated to MAIIITDECINCGACEPECPNTAIYEGADDWRYKDGTSLTGKIVLPDGTEVDADDAQTPISDEVYYIVPGKCTECKGFHDEPQCAAVCPVDCCVPDDNHVEDEETLLERQAFLHGE
- a CDS encoding peptidase associated/transthyretin-like domain-containing protein, which translates into the protein MKKLLLLFVVLLNNVSVFAQSEEYSILVKDIETLQPVENATVVVLKTKQVLLTNEDGKVTFVLSGGSNVQVSEMNYENLTIRWTSLKENEFTVYLKNKKENLDEVVVSKENPQKILQKIVSNSKDKISISHRLKVYVREFFMLDNQYSYYNDGLVNFQFNKNNTPTLLVEQNRSYGLLESDISSDLRGYNLNDIMENYSSFKYFDPLLDSKAKKEYDFTIKGHAKNKDYYVMSIYPLDKAKEAIDNFEIIYDPEKKLIVEFTVDITPQNLDKIEEKTTVNVKNLTRSFVKVNYRFDGEDYYLLNSNEEIAYNLILKETVKKIQVRNSFTTTNFNRQNFTYSESDVFKEKSLFNKKNKILTNYWDISGFTATDEEKAIIASLEFKL
- a CDS encoding TonB-dependent receptor produces the protein MKKIALFLFLLNSAFLFAQKEVSGVVKDKTGAPLPGVNIVEKGTSNGVSTDFEGSFRINVKEGATLVFSYVGFSTVEKTASGDKIDVVLGESDGQVLNDVVVVGSRNAKRTVVNSAVPIDVINVKDVTTQSGKIEINQLLQYVAPSFNANKQSGSDGADHVDPASLRGMGPDQTLVLINGKRRHQSSLINLFGTRGRGNTGTDLNAIPASSIKRIEILRDGASAQYGSDAIAGVINIVTNDNVNELTGSITYGVFNTNAKGDFLPGTPNTEGYRLDKNGNGNSYGKDQDFDGGSVRVAANYGTAIGSKGGYVNVTGEFLNKNKTLRPAYDFRKGFGDAEMQGVNLFANLAIPISDKTEFYAFGGSNFRDTDAYAFTRNDGERVVESVYPGGYTPRITSKINDNSVAAGIRTETSGGWKFDLSNTFGKNKFQYEIKGTINASLEENSPLQFDAGGHSLLQNTTNFDISKNYGDVLSGLNIAFGTEFRVEKFEIFAGEEGSYTTYDTNGQPITDPTTQSAPIDPISGEPRPGSSQGFPGYSPANEVNKDRTNFSLYADAELDVTEALMFSGAVRFENYSDFGSTVNGKLASRLKITDHINARGSVSTGFRAPSLAQIYYNLRFTNFNASGATEVLLAPNDSPVTRAFGINKLNEEKAVNASLGFTGSFGDFTATIDGYYIQVKDRIVLTGYFDASALNLGVSEAQFFANGVDTSTHGLDIVFSWKKQFDFGQFGATLVGNINDMKIDKVKNGALDEATFFGKREKAFLLASAPDNKFGLNLTYAKNKFDAGLAFTRFSKVVLVDYADEDDVYNPRLITDLTVGYQFTKSLKLTLGSNNLFNVYPTKQDEQGNTEAGGYWDAVQMGFSGAYYYARLGFNF
- the ychF gene encoding redox-regulated ATPase YchF, whose translation is MKAGIVGLPNVGKSTLFNCLSNAKAQSANFPFCTIEPNIGVVNVPDPRINKLEELVKPERVQMATVDIVDIAGLVKGASKGEGLGNQFLGNIRECNAIIHVLRCFDNDNIVHVDGNVNPIRDKETIDIELQLKDLETVEKRLEKVNRAAKTGNKEAQTEKALLDRIREALLQAKSARTITPQSNDEEVLMESFQLITAKPVLYVCNVDENSAVNGNKYVDQVRELVKDEEAEVIVLSVGAEADITELESYEERQVFLEDMGLQEPGASVLIRAAYKLLKQQTYFTAGVKEVRAWTINIGATAPQAAGVIHTDFEKGFIRAEVISYDDYVQYGSEAKAKEAGKFKVEGKEYVVKDGDVMHFRFNV
- a CDS encoding TIGR02117 family protein, whose product is MLKKTFKFLGWTLFGIFSFLALYVVSVYFISKITVNSDVAKVEEQTAIPIYILSNGVHTDIVVPIKNEIKDWRNEIQFSQTQSKDSLMNFIAFGWGDKGFYLDTPEWSDLKASTALKAALGVSSSAMHTTFFKQLKEGEDCKRILVSKENYQSLVNYISDSFSDPIHPQWIEGHSYGKKDAFYEAKGSYSLFYTCNTWANSALKAANQKASLWTVYDKGIFCHYQ